The DNA sequence GGGTGTAGTCCCAGGGGCACTTCCCTCCTACAGGATCCACCTCAACGTCCCTAGGCTGGTCCAGTCCAGGTTCTCTCAAATCAGCACACTGCACATGGAACCATCAGTGCTGGACACTTCAATACGGTCCGTTCGTTTTTTGCTGCCCTCGGCTGAAAACCAGTTCAAATCATTGTATACATATTGCATCATGTTCTTATAGGATAGGATGCTTTTGCATTgttttgatttctctctttcaggtgttgccgAGTCGGTGCATCTTCCTTGGCCAAGCAGAGACAGGGATCTGCAAGAAGGGATAAGCTAATGATTTGGCCGGAACCAAGTGTCCAGCACTGAGGGTTCCACGTGCAATATCCCTGCAGCCGTATCTGAGTTACTGGGGTAGAATACAAAGAACCAATGATGTTCATAAATGACTTGCCAAAACCCCAGCGATTCAGGATGGTGAACAAGTAGGGCCAGGAGACGGAGTCAAGAGCTTTCTGGAGGTCTAAGGAAAGCAGAAACCCCTCCTGAGCTCTACCACCATTCCAACACTTCAAGAGAGGGATTATGTCAATTACCCTGCAGATCTGATCCGGCCCCTATCTTCCTGGGATAAagccacctggtctttatggatataAAGACCTATGAAGGAAGAGATACGGTCTGTAAGGATCTTAGTCAGGATCTTGAGATCATTATTTTTAAGAGGTATCGGACAATAATTGCTAACTGAACTTgtatcttttcctggtttaggtatgaCCGAAATATAGTCTGAGTTAAGAGACTGGTCTAAGGGGGCACCCCGTTGTAGTGCATTAAAGAAGCGGGCCAAATAGGGTGACAGAGTTGTAGAGAAAGTCTTGTGGTACGGGACAGAGAAGCCATCCAGGCCCGGGGAAGAgcgactttttatgtttttttttgttttcaaaaaagttttttattaagaATAAAGAAATTACCATAAACATGGGTAGATGACATCAGGTAATTCAACAGGTATATTATCAAGCTAATGATAAATGGTAATTAATTGCATCAGACGACTAGATCATAACAGGCAGGAATACCATAGAGATCGTCAAATAAAAACCTTATGATGACGGTATAAGATAATCATAAAAGGTAATCCatttaacaaaacaaaacagtgaaaataaaataagacaacAAAAATAATTCCGGTCAGTCTTGAAGTCTAAACAAGAACCAAGGGTTCCACTTAGCATCAAATTAGGGGGTAGAGTATGTAGGGTATGAAAATTTTTTTCGCCTAACATCATGTGATCTATACGTGCAATAACTTGAGTGAATGGAACTGAGTTTGTCTTCCAATGTAATGCAATGGCCCATTGCAGGgcaatacaaattgaatggatcaATTTCATAAAGGATTTGGAGGTATCAGACAGACTTTGAAATAAGAGACAGTGCTGGTAAGTCAGAGTTATGGATCTACCCGCTAATTTGTCTATTAATTCCAGGACCTCTTTCCAGGTAGGTTGTAATTTTTCACAGTCCCAGAATAGGTGCAGAAAGGTGCCCTGGTGAGCATAGCCCCTAAAGCAAGAGGGGGAGGCCTGCGGATAAATTTTACTCAGGCGCAGGGGAGTGTAATATCAACGCGTCACTAATTTTATAGCAGTCTCCCTAAACCGCCAATGATTTGGTACATTTACGCATGTTTTGCCAGCCTTTCACCCAGTCCAGGTGACGATCCTGCTCCCACTGGGATCTATATTTCAATGTGGGCTGATTCTAACATTTTATAAACTCCCTAAATGAGGCCTTTTTGACGAGAGGATGTGTGGCATAAGCCCTCAAAGAATGTAATAGAATCAGATGTGGGTCCAGCATAGTGCTGTTAAATAAAAATGATGGATTTGTAGGAAGTGGTAATATTCCCCCTCCAGGATATGATAACAAgcttgtaaatatgaaaatgtggcaATTTCGAGTCTAATAAAAAGTCATCCAGCGTGGTCAAATTTTGTTCCACCCAGACTTGAAAGGATTCCGGGTGATCATATGCTGGCGGGGAATCTGGAATCTCAGAGAAATGAGGCTCCTAGGAGTGTTTGCGATATAAGATTATATTTTCTCTTATAATGATCCCACATCTTCAGTTCTACTGTGACTATTAAGTTCTTGGAACCCAAAACTGGTTTAGAAGGGTTAGAGGACCACAAAAGTCCAGGGAGATATAGGGGTGTGATAGAGTCTTGTTCAAACCTGACCCAGGGGACCTTGGAGTTTTTAATGTTCCATTGGGCCTGTTGCGTATATCTACTGGTTAAATAGTAAAGCCATATCTGAGGAACTCCCAGGCCCCCTCTTATTGCAAATCCCAGGGGTCTGTCCTGCCAAATAAATCTATTAAAATGGGGCTGGATGTTAAGCAAATACATTTTAGAGAGTCTAATTGGAAGGGATTGGAATAGGTAAAGTAACTTGGGGAGAATTGTCATTTTAAGGGCGGTAACCCTACCTAGAAATGAAATATGGAGAGGGGACCAGAGTTTGGGGATTCTTTTCAGTTTAGATATCATCGAGGGATAGTTGGCATAGAAGAGTTTGCAAAAATCTCTGGTTAGGTTAATACCCAAATATGGGAGGTAAGATTCAGCCCACATGAAAGAATAAGATTGTCTAAGGTGGTTTAGTTCCACAAGCGAAAAACCCACTGGAAGGGCCACTGATTTTGAGACATTTATCGAAAGTCCGGAGACCTTTGCAAAATTCGATAGGGTCTGTAGCAGATTCGGCAAAGTGATTAGGAGTTGGTGAGGAACATCAGTACGTCATCGGCGTACATGCAAAATTTGTAGGTTGAGGGACCTTTAGAATACCCATAGATGTCTGGATTATTCAGTATTGCAATGGCCAAGGGCTCGAGTGCTAGAGCAAAAAttagaggggaaagtgggcacccttgtctggtaccCCTGCCCAGGCTGAAAAATTCCAAACTACACCCTGGGATCTTGATTCATGTTTTAGGGTTCTGAACTTCTGAAAAAAGGCCTGGAAGGCTCGTAGAAATTCACCATGAAAGCCCATGCATTGTAGGAGGGTGGAAACATAACCCCAAGAAACACTGTTAAATGCCTTTTGTATATCTAGGCTAAGCATAAAGAGTTCCTGGGAGAATAAATTAGCATCTTGAATTATAAAATACTTTGAACAGGGGaatgtccggctatatgtgcataaaTGGTGATTCGTACAAGTGCAAAAAAACGAACATacgtgtaaaaaaattatataataaagctATTATTAATATTGTGCGTGTAACCAATGTGTTGCGAGGGCTGAGGTATATCAAAGTGCAAACAATACACCTGGCAGATGTAATGTAATAAGGTGCAACATGCTCCTAAAATATATGCATATGTGCCGATATCTCAATATATACCAAATATCTATATGTGTATAGGGGAATGTGCCCACAGGTTGAGAAAGGGCAAAAAAACAGGTAATCCAATATACAAACAATTATGGCAATCAAAACAGTTTTAGCAATACAAACAAacagttttagcaataaaaaataaaaaataaaaataaaaaatccctagcatatgtgcataaaaagttcaaatttttttgaaaagtgaaaaaaatgtgtataaagagAACAAAAAACCTATGAAaagtaagtgtccaaaatcaaagtcctaaagtgtgtccttctggtgaagaaaacgtggtctcagcattaactgatgttgtccccgtccttcactgcacccccactcgtgcttacgctcaccggactgcctaacccctgcaggggtaaaaggcatctgTAGAAAATCCTGCGATGGCGAATCCAGGAAGCGATCCTCCGTCCGGGGGTATTTTATCCTTCTCTCCTCTGCTACCACTTCCAGCAGTTTCCTCTCTTTCGTACCACATGGAACTTCCTGTTTATACCTGACCTGATGTCAGGTATCCCGTATCAAGTGGCTACTTCCCCTGTACTCCCCATAATcggaatgtgttttgtggtgtaattatcattaagtatgcctatgatgcgtgttggaaatatcttattaatttacagctttttgtaaaataattttcattttctttcccgcattttccaaaaacttgtggcaatgacatattcaaaatactcattatgccacttagaaaataccttggagtgtttgctttcaaaATAGGGTAATTTATGGGTggtttcactgtcctggtgctccagggcatccaaaaatgtaattggtagtcagaaaattagatgcataattcaTGTGTAATTCATGATTGGGTCCTGCTAtgtatctaggctgtgaaaaagccccacacatgtgatATTCTCATACTCagaaggcatagcagaatgtgttttgtattGTAATTCTAAATATGCATATGCTGTCTGAGACATAacttattaaaattaaaattttgtgaaaaaaaaaaacctaattttatttaaccgcttgccaaccagccgccatcattatatagTGGCTGATCGGCACTTTCCCGCGAACTGTGGTAGCTGTACGTTTAAGCGAGGatagctgcactgcgggggtgccgttGCGCATGGCTGGTAGTCGCGATTACTGCCGGCCACACAcaatcgcgggcatgagagccagaacagggacatgtgtgtgtaaacacacaaatccctgttctgtgaggagaggagaaacagatcgtgtgtacctactagctaggaacaatgatctgtcatctcctctagtcagtcccattctctacagttagaacacacactagagaacacagttaaccccttgatagccccctagagttaaccacttccctgccagtgacatttgcacagtaatcagtgcatttttatagcactgattgctgtatatatgtcaatggtctcaaaaatgtttcaaaagtgatctgtccgccataatgtcacagtcattactagtaaaaaaaataataattataaaaatgccataaatctttccctattttgtagatgctataacttttgtgcaaaccaattaatatacgcttatttcaatttttattaccaaaaatatgtagaagaatacatatcagcctaaactgaggaaataatttgcatttttaaaaaaaattagggatatttatgatagcaaaaagtacaaaatgttgtgtttttttcaaaactgtcgctctttttttgtttacagcgcaaaaaataaaaaccgcagagatgatcaaataccaccaaaagaaagctctatttgtgggaaaaaaaggacattaattttgtttgggtacagtgtcacacgaccgcgcaattgtcagttaaattgacgcagtgccgtatcgcaataatggcctggtcattgagcagccaaatcttccggggctgaagtgggtaattaCTTCATTTACCAAattttcaaaaactcaccatgccttttacacaacaccctggactgtctactttccaaaaaggtgacATTTGGGgattatttgtactgtcctgatattttagggcctcaagaattgagatagacaGTCAGCATATCAGGATTGattcattttcaaaaatatatcatagattgtagactctataactttcacaaagataatatacactgatttgggttattttgggttatttttaccaaaaaagtagcagaatacagtttttcCCAAAGGCATAaacaaagattatttatttgctaaattttgtaatagaaactaagaaaaaagtgttactttcaaaattttctgtatttttttccatttatgTAGCAACAAACAGagaccccagtggtgattaaataccatcaagtgaaagctctatctgtctcaaaaatgataaaatcaaagtgtgacaacactgaaaacttaaaaattgcctgggcaggaagagggtgaaagtgtccggtattgagggggttaaagtggttataaattcaaaagatttttttgccctaatgcaggggtctcaaactggcggccctccagctgttgcaaaactacaggtctcatgagtcattgcaaggctgacagttacaagcatgactcccacgggTAGAGgcatgctgtgacttgtagtttcgcaacagctggagagccaccagtttgagaccactgCCCTAATGCAACCCTAACCCTAAATATAaccttttaatttaaattttaaaaaatagcccTTACAACTTTTCCCCTTAGTAGCAATACTGAGGGTTTTACCGAACTGGGAATGTATTCTCAAATAAGTTTAGGTTATCTTACATTTTTCATTAATTTATTGCATTCTATATTATCATTTGagacatttaataaaaataatctaCTTACTGTATAGAAACAAATTCTAATTTTATTACTCAAATGCAAAAATCAGCAGAGATTTAATTTGCTCCCTGCGGGATCATTGAGACTCTATAAAGAAGGATTTTTGATTCATTAACCAGGGGTTGTACACTGATCACATTTAACTaatgtagacatttttaaaatgaCTTCTTATTTCTAAAGTgcaatacatttattttaatacactgtcattttatatttttcatctGCCTCTCATTTATTCATTCAGTATATGTATaaccaaaacatttttctttcggattTGAATAAATCAAAGAAGTGCTAGAACCACTGTctgttttttactgctgtctggagAGGTTCACTCACTTGATTGTCCCTGAGACTGAAAATTAtggaaatcccaaattttaaaaTTGAGGTAAAGATAAGGTGAGGAGACACCTTTTCAATTGGGATACCTGTTTCTGTGACAACAGTCAAAGATGGGAAGATAAAGCAgggcacatacaaaaaaaaaaagactgggattttaaccattttctACTCtacacaaaactgaaaaaaaaaaaagttttagctatacTGACAATATAACTATAATCCATTAGTTTTTATTGTAgatttgattttatatttttatatataaactgCTGACAAGTGTAAATTTAAGATACAGGCTGTTTATAATTTTCTTATGTTTATAAGATTTTTGACAAAGGGATGTTTTGATTTACTTTTATGCTAGCAAATAACCACATATGGATTGTCATCAAGCACCAACAGAAAAATTTGGAAGTGCactattttttttctgtatttatttattttattactaataTTTTTAAACATCTTCCTTTAAAATTTTAATATGTTATTGTTATGCACCAAAACTACTTATACACCTACTCCTCATTCCTAATAACAAGTGAAAATATTATTGTTAAACGGTTCAAAGAAACTGGACATCATGTTTATGCATGTTTTTAGAGGTATTCACAAATCTTATATAAGTATATTTGAATCtagattttctttttcaattttggatagagtagggagtaGGTAAAACCCTGTAgtccaaaaaaaaactaaacccaAGGAGAATCTTTAATTCCGCTTCTTTCCACAATGCCCGTCAAGGGTGCAGCCCTCCACCAACCGGAAAGTCCTCCAAACTAACTTCAAAAAACATTCAGGAGGACGTAACCATTGTGTGCATTACCATTTATATGTTTTATTAAATCCGCAtagacaaatggatactcacatgccaataaaaacatcaagcaaaactgaTCTTCTCCAGCTTGAACGCAATGTGACTCAGAAACAAGGAAAGGAAACGCATCAGCCGGCCAACCATCTGTTCCTAGGACAAGTCACGTTGCATTCAAGCTGGAGCAGATacgttttgcttgatgttttttcttggcatgtgagtatccatttgtctaTGTGGATTTCATAAAACTTGTCAAGGTGGTTGCACCCTTCTGTATGTTATTTGCAGTAGGTAAAACCCCCAGTCCCTTTTTTTTTCGTCAGTTGGGTCTAATGGGttagatttctctttacttctggTCCTGTAGACACAATGTGATGTGAAATTAATTCTATCCAAATTAGAGGAATTCTCTCTTAGACAGTTATAAACACAAAtgggtccctattggaagatttcctctctcttttttttaaccTCTCACCACTTTATTTGAAACTTTACCCTTCccgcgtactcggctttccagggttataccgggatgatgcccgcagctgcaggcatcaccccgttaCTGTTTTGtacagcgggcgattggctttccgggtataacaaccgatgcggctaaaagcggctcagctgttataccggagcagtgggagggggcgtccccccctcctgccgcctcccgccgctcttaccgggcctcccattccATCAGGAGACCCGATGACCAATCGCCTGCCTCCGGaagctgggggtgggctggaaccaAGCCGTGAGCGGCttggttccagcctcctaatcgtaaacacggaagcaacatcacaacgtcacttcccgtttactcggctgccaatggcgccggctttaaaaaaacacacagtattcagaatcgacgaaaatggtgatctgaatactttgaagtgcaaaggagggattgctgatccctccataaagagtacctgtcaccacctattactgtcacaagggatgtttgcattccttgtgacagcaatagaagtcatcaatttttttttttaacacaatttataaatataaaaataaataaaataaataagaaaaaaaataattttaaagcgcctccatccccgtgagctcgcgcagcaaagaaaacgcatatggaagtggcgcccgcatatgtaaacggtgtttaaatcacacatgtgaggtatcgccgcgatcgtcagagtgagagcaataattctagcactagacctcctctgtaactctaacctggtaaccgttaaaaaaaatttcaagcgtcgcctatggagatttttaggtaccgtagtttgtcgccattccacaagtgcgtgcaattataaagcatgacatgtttggtatctatttctcggcgtaacatcatctttcacattatacaaaaaaattggggtaactttactgtttgtttttttttaattcatgaaactgtcccttttcccaaaaatttgcgtttaaaacactgctgcacaaataccatgtgatataaaatattgccattttattctctagattctctgctaaaaatatatatatatatatatatatatatataatgtttgggggctctaagtaattttctagcaaaaaatacggattttaacttgtaaacaccaattttcaaaaataggcttagtcatgaaagggttaaaaatggacTAACATTTAAACTGTAAAATGTAGTTTCTATTTAGCCAGTTATTTTCATGTGTTAATATACACTTACATGTACATTTACATAATCGTTTAATATTATTACACAGATCATACCTAAGAATAATATTACAACAATATTCTTGTTGGGATTCAACAATATTGGCAAATTTAATCTTTTGGTCTTCTCCCTAATCCTTATAATATATTgtgtgacaatatgtggaaacctcCTGATCATCACACTGGTGTCCTACAGCAAAACCCTCCATTTTCCCATGTACTTCTTCCTCACCCAGCTGTCTGTATCTGATATCCTATTGATTACTGATATTGCTCCTAACATGCTTAATATTGTTCTACATGGGCAGACATCCATATCTTTCCCTGGATGCATCACAcagctttatttttttgctttatcaGAAACATCTGAATGTTTTCTACTGACAGTGATGTCCTACGACCGCTATCTAGCTATCTGCTATCCTCTGCATTATGTCTTTATTATGAACCAAGTTCTTTGCATTACATTTGTTTTCATAGTCTGGCTGTTAAGTGGTTCTGTAACATcctttataatacatggtgtgtgttcATTAGAATTCTGTGGGCCAAATACTATTGACCAATTCTTCTGTGATTTTTATCCTGTGGTGGAACTTTCTTGTTCGGACACATCCATTGTTAAGATGGAATCCACATTGCTTTGTACTGCTGTCATAGTCTTGCCATTCCTTTTGATAGTCCTTTCATATATATACATTGCTTTAACCATACTGAAGATATCGTCCACTTCAGGGAGACTGAAATCCTTTTCTACTTGCAGCTCCCATTTGACAGTTGTGTCTATATTTTATGGGACGCTAATCTCCATGTATGTTCTTCCAAATGAAGGGCAGTCACAGATTATCAGTAAGATACTGGCTTTGTTGTATACGGTGTTTACTCCTTTTCTAAACCCCTTTATATACAGTTTAAGGAATAAAGACATAAAAAAAGCGATAGGGAATATAATGCATGCTAAAACAAGTCTTGAACGTCCATGGTAATAATGATTTGAATTTTAAATGgtatttccactattgcaaccagaTTGGGGCAAAACTGGATTTATATttgtttgcaggaaaaaaaaaaacatataaattgcagcttacctttttagCTGCTCTTTTCTGGAACTTCCAGCTAAGAAACAATCTACTTAGTTCTCTTTGTTATGAGGGGGTCCGTGAAGCTGCGTTTAccacaattaaccacttcccgtctggccaattgcaaaatgacggctgggtgattcatcacagcagatcacgtgacaattgtaaacaatggatggcttcctttcatgccatcgattgtgtacaattgtgttgccagCTGTGGTTGGTAaaaatgatcacatggtacagatagggccatttacagcccatctgtaccacatgattagctgtggccaatcacagctaatcacaacaatacacacagaATTGATAcgtttaattcagtaaaaatgcttgcttataacaatgaaattcattggtacagtataagcaatcataatgtgtaaaaaaaaaagttagcacttccccagagtagtacagtgtcactatggcaaTACaatactgtattgctctggtcacagtgtgttaaaaaaattaatatatatatatat is a window from the Aquarana catesbeiana isolate 2022-GZ linkage group LG03, ASM4218655v1, whole genome shotgun sequence genome containing:
- the LOC141134255 gene encoding olfactory receptor 1496-like, with product MYMTRMLKSSGSVSELTLIIPKNNITTIFLLGFNNIGKFNLLVFSLILIIYCVTICGNLLIITLVSYSKTLHFPMYFFLTQLSVSDILLITDIAPNMLNIVLHGQTSISFPGCITQLYFFALSETSECFLLTVMSYDRYLAICYPLHYVFIMNQVLCITFVFIVWLLSGSVTSFIIHGVCSLEFCGPNTIDQFFCDFYPVVELSCSDTSIVKMESTLLCTAVIVLPFLLIVLSYIYIALTILKISSTSGRLKSFSTCSSHLTVVSIFYGTLISMYVLPNEGQSQIISKILALLYTVFTPFLNPFIYSLRNKDIKKAIGNIMHAKTSLERPW